The following are from one region of the Halobacteriovorax vibrionivorans genome:
- a CDS encoding S1 family peptidase, with amino-acid sequence MLIRVVLTYLIFTASSFAIVGGELVGAKDYESVVALVRRGKAFCTGVALSQNHILTAAHCLESKKAHTIKVYTGAGKDLSNTRDYKLNAQYSVKKAFIHPSVKFQFPGGPIENLADVRTVDLAILELWNPLRIPRYYSLLTNPVDVYNYLRPGNLTTAVGYGYTGELGFLPYEEIHDDVSYGQKRKAQIPVYGTSFNYLDMRNKETDTCYVDSGGPIFVDVNGKRKIAAIVSASLGFCAEGKYATLYALTYHAACWINDVAGVEDEFTDSLCDREYRIESKCFHLKDEDEILRCANGISNDFLSQFIE; translated from the coding sequence ATGCTTATTCGCGTCGTTTTAACATATCTTATTTTTACTGCATCTAGCTTTGCCATTGTTGGTGGAGAGCTAGTTGGTGCAAAAGATTATGAAAGTGTAGTGGCCCTCGTTAGAAGAGGAAAAGCATTCTGTACTGGAGTAGCACTTTCTCAAAATCATATCCTTACAGCAGCTCATTGTTTAGAGAGCAAAAAGGCCCATACGATTAAGGTGTATACAGGGGCCGGTAAAGATTTATCTAATACAAGAGATTATAAATTAAATGCACAATACTCAGTTAAAAAAGCGTTTATCCATCCTTCTGTAAAATTTCAATTTCCAGGTGGCCCAATTGAAAACCTAGCAGATGTGCGAACTGTAGACCTTGCTATCTTAGAACTTTGGAACCCACTTAGAATTCCTCGCTACTACTCGTTGCTTACAAACCCTGTGGATGTTTATAATTATCTTCGTCCTGGAAATTTAACAACAGCTGTTGGTTATGGATACACAGGAGAGTTGGGATTTCTTCCTTATGAAGAAATACATGATGATGTTAGCTACGGACAAAAGAGAAAGGCGCAAATTCCAGTATACGGAACTTCATTTAATTATTTAGATATGAGAAATAAAGAAACGGATACTTGCTATGTTGATAGTGGGGGACCAATCTTTGTTGATGTAAACGGTAAAAGAAAGATTGCTGCCATCGTATCGGCTTCTCTCGGCTTTTGTGCTGAAGGAAAGTATGCCACCTTATATGCATTAACTTATCATGCCGCATGTTGGATAAATGATGTAGCCGGTGTTGAGGATGAGTTTACTGATTCTTTATGTGACAGAGAGTATCGTATCGAAAGTAAGTGCTTCCATTTAAAAGATGAGGATGAAATTCTTCGTTGTGCAAATGGAATTTCAAATGATTTCTTAAGTCAATTTATAGAATAA
- a CDS encoding lipase family protein, whose amino-acid sequence MQTNNQSTSKLIHYKSKADYDKGVKNVVKEKAPELKEAAKEVAKKVGDIAETAAKASISEDAVALASAGKKLAVDAVATIAKSAAGAPVSNGPSEAQELKDALDAKLPINKPAIYFLEGLHLSTLNSKGGLEDIAKSFSDSEFVSWQDEDQVFEEIMRRGDNEPIVLVGHSLGGDAVVNLANRLNSIEGGFRKVDLLVTLDSIGFDNDIIPNNVDKNLNYILDRSFIFNDGPNVARDHQKTDVVNILRSEGHTEIDEASDVHREIYQEITSILDQNFMNKRKRELISLFQVFRSPDVTKVTT is encoded by the coding sequence ATGCAGACCAATAATCAAAGCACATCAAAACTTATTCACTATAAATCCAAAGCGGATTACGACAAGGGTGTTAAGAACGTCGTCAAAGAAAAGGCTCCTGAGTTAAAAGAGGCCGCTAAGGAAGTGGCAAAGAAAGTAGGTGATATTGCTGAAACAGCTGCTAAGGCATCGATATCTGAGGATGCTGTTGCGTTGGCCTCGGCCGGAAAGAAGCTGGCCGTGGATGCTGTGGCGACGATTGCAAAGTCAGCAGCTGGTGCTCCAGTGAGTAATGGACCTAGTGAGGCCCAAGAACTTAAAGATGCTTTAGATGCAAAATTACCAATAAATAAGCCTGCTATCTATTTCCTAGAAGGGCTACACCTTTCAACCTTGAATTCAAAAGGTGGACTTGAGGATATCGCTAAGTCCTTTTCTGATTCTGAATTTGTTAGTTGGCAAGATGAAGATCAAGTCTTTGAGGAGATTATGAGACGAGGTGATAATGAGCCTATTGTCTTAGTTGGTCACTCACTTGGTGGAGATGCTGTTGTTAATTTAGCAAATCGCCTAAATAGTATTGAAGGTGGATTTCGAAAAGTTGATCTACTCGTGACTCTCGATTCTATAGGCTTTGATAATGATATCATTCCAAATAATGTTGATAAGAATTTAAACTATATCCTTGATCGCTCATTTATTTTTAACGATGGCCCAAATGTCGCGCGTGATCACCAAAAAACTGATGTTGTTAACATTCTTAGGTCAGAAGGCCATACAGAAATTGATGAGGCCAGTGATGTGCACCGTGAGATCTATCAGGAAATCACATCGATTCTAGATCAAAATTTCATGAATAAGAGAAAACGGGAACTTATCTCATTATTTCAAGTATTTCGTTCTCCAGATGTGACAAAAGTCACAACATAA
- the gap gene encoding type I glyceraldehyde-3-phosphate dehydrogenase, translating into MSGKIRIGINGMGRIGRTVLREIFNRNIENLEIVAVNSPGDINDYVHLIKYDSVFGRFDGEVSVDEAHKMHVNGKEISFHKYRDPSEIPWTQDKVDIVIDATGVFKDQKSLMKHVTGSVKKVILCCPGKDVDNTIVMGINENTYDPEKHTVVSNASCTTNCLSPVAKVLNDKFSVINGHMTTVHSYTGDQNILDASHSDLRRARAAAVSMIPTTTGAAKAVGLVIPELKGKLDGFAIRVPTPNVSLVDLTVNLESEVTEEEVNAALKEASETSMKGILGFETDPLVSVDYMGMRESSCVDASLTKVIDGKSVKVVTWYDNEAGFSNRVIDLANFIGSQL; encoded by the coding sequence ATGTCTGGAAAAATCAGAATTGGTATCAATGGTATGGGCCGTATTGGTCGTACAGTTCTAAGAGAAATTTTTAATCGCAACATTGAAAACTTAGAAATCGTTGCTGTAAATTCTCCAGGAGATATCAACGACTACGTTCACTTAATTAAGTACGACTCAGTTTTTGGTCGTTTTGATGGTGAAGTAAGTGTCGATGAAGCACATAAAATGCATGTTAATGGAAAAGAAATTTCTTTTCACAAATATAGAGACCCAAGTGAGATTCCTTGGACTCAAGACAAAGTTGATATCGTAATTGATGCTACAGGTGTTTTTAAGGATCAAAAGTCTCTAATGAAACATGTTACTGGATCTGTAAAAAAAGTAATCCTATGTTGTCCAGGTAAGGATGTTGATAACACAATCGTAATGGGTATCAATGAGAATACATACGATCCAGAAAAGCACACAGTTGTTTCAAATGCTTCTTGTACAACGAATTGCTTATCGCCAGTAGCAAAAGTTCTTAACGATAAATTTAGTGTTATCAATGGTCACATGACTACTGTTCACTCATATACTGGGGATCAAAATATTCTTGATGCTTCTCACTCTGACCTTCGTCGTGCACGTGCAGCAGCTGTTTCAATGATTCCAACAACAACAGGTGCAGCAAAAGCTGTTGGTCTTGTTATTCCAGAACTAAAAGGAAAATTAGACGGTTTCGCAATCCGCGTTCCAACTCCAAATGTTTCTCTTGTTGATTTAACAGTAAATCTAGAATCAGAAGTGACAGAAGAAGAAGTAAACGCTGCTCTAAAAGAAGCGAGTGAAACTTCAATGAAAGGTATCCTAGGTTTTGAAACAGACCCACTTGTATCAGTAGACTATATGGGGATGAGAGAGTCTTCATGTGTTGATGCTTCACTAACGAAAGTTATTGATGGAAAGAGCGTTAAGGTTGTTACTTGGTATGACAACGAAGCTGGTTTCTCTAATCGTGTTATCGACCTTGCAAATTTCATCGGAAGCCAACTTTAA
- a CDS encoding phosphoglycerate kinase, with protein sequence MALQFIDSIDESQIKDKRVLVRFDFNVPLNKETKEITDSTRIDYALETIKVILEKGASKLIMMSHLGRPKGERNEEFSLEPVATYLADKLGEEVTLTESCLDRGIKTLLSLNSNKIILLENLRFHKEETENDREFARKLSEYADVYVNDAFGAAHRKHASTYGINAFFKNRAYAGLLMKKEIEALTKITERPETPFVAVVGGAKVSDKIKIIERLLSNVSNLLIGGAMAYPFLKAKGNEVGISLCSDEDVRLAKKILSQKTAHKIVLPIDHLGSTEFGGKPQLIDKVGIPNDLMGLDIGEQTSAKYSQILSGAKTILWNGPMGIFENEDYAGGTLSIAKALSESDAYTLVGGGDSVSAVNKSGLADKMSHVSTGGGASLEFIEKGSLPGISALKFGVE encoded by the coding sequence ATGGCATTACAATTTATTGACAGCATTGATGAGTCACAAATAAAAGACAAAAGAGTTCTAGTCCGTTTTGACTTCAATGTTCCATTGAATAAAGAAACGAAAGAGATTACTGATTCAACTCGAATTGATTATGCTCTTGAAACAATTAAGGTCATCCTAGAAAAAGGTGCTTCAAAATTAATTATGATGTCTCACCTAGGCCGTCCAAAAGGTGAAAGAAATGAAGAGTTCTCTCTTGAGCCTGTTGCAACTTACCTTGCTGATAAGCTCGGAGAAGAAGTAACTCTTACTGAGTCTTGCCTAGATCGCGGTATTAAAACTCTACTTAGTCTTAACTCAAATAAGATTATTCTTCTTGAGAACCTACGTTTCCATAAAGAAGAAACTGAAAATGACCGTGAGTTTGCACGTAAACTTTCTGAATATGCAGACGTCTATGTAAATGATGCCTTTGGTGCTGCTCACAGAAAACACGCTTCAACTTATGGAATAAATGCTTTCTTTAAGAATCGTGCATATGCAGGACTTCTTATGAAAAAAGAAATCGAGGCTCTAACAAAGATCACAGAAAGACCAGAGACTCCTTTTGTAGCAGTCGTTGGTGGTGCAAAAGTTAGTGACAAGATTAAAATTATTGAAAGACTACTTTCTAACGTATCAAATCTTCTTATTGGTGGGGCCATGGCCTACCCTTTCCTAAAAGCAAAAGGAAATGAAGTAGGTATATCTCTTTGTTCAGATGAGGACGTAAGACTAGCAAAGAAGATTCTGTCACAAAAAACAGCACATAAAATCGTTCTACCAATTGACCATTTAGGATCAACTGAATTTGGTGGAAAGCCACAATTAATCGATAAAGTTGGTATTCCAAACGATCTTATGGGACTTGATATCGGCGAGCAAACTTCAGCTAAATATTCACAAATACTTTCAGGTGCAAAGACAATTCTTTGGAATGGCCCAATGGGTATTTTCGAAAATGAAGACTATGCAGGTGGAACACTTTCCATTGCAAAAGCTTTAAGTGAATCAGATGCCTACACACTAGTTGGTGGTGGTGATTCTGTAAGCGCAGTTAATAAGTCAGGACTTGCTGATAAGATGAGCCACGTTTCAACTGGTGGTGGAGCTTCTCTTGAGTTTATTGAGAAAGGTAGCCTTCCAGGAATTAGTGCTCTAAAATTTGGTGTTGAATAA
- the tpiA gene encoding triose-phosphate isomerase, producing the protein MTERTKYIVGNWKMNQNTQDVIAFFDAIDSTKLRHEAWIAPQAIHIPICLQNTDDFKIGAQNCATENSGAFTGEISPASLKDIGAEFVIIGHSERRSIFKEDDQTLNKKTKLALENDLFVIFCIGETLEEREAGKVEEVLATQLAQGLAGVSSEKIIIAYEPVWAIGTGVTASPEQAQEAHAFIRQYINENLSLDGEKTSILYGGSVKPANVEDLLSCKDIDGGLVGGAALKADSYLGLHV; encoded by the coding sequence ATGACTGAGAGAACGAAGTATATCGTAGGAAACTGGAAGATGAATCAAAATACGCAAGACGTTATCGCCTTCTTTGATGCCATCGACAGCACTAAACTTCGTCACGAAGCATGGATTGCTCCACAAGCAATCCACATCCCTATTTGCCTACAGAATACAGATGACTTCAAAATTGGTGCTCAAAATTGTGCCACTGAAAATAGTGGAGCTTTTACAGGTGAGATCTCACCTGCTTCACTAAAAGATATCGGTGCAGAGTTTGTCATTATTGGCCACAGTGAAAGACGCTCAATTTTTAAAGAAGATGATCAAACACTTAATAAGAAAACAAAGCTAGCTCTTGAAAATGACCTATTTGTTATCTTCTGCATTGGTGAAACACTAGAAGAAAGAGAAGCTGGAAAAGTTGAAGAAGTTCTTGCAACACAACTTGCCCAAGGTCTAGCTGGAGTTTCAAGCGAAAAAATAATTATTGCATATGAGCCAGTTTGGGCAATTGGAACGGGTGTAACTGCTAGTCCAGAGCAGGCACAAGAGGCCCATGCATTTATTCGCCAATATATTAATGAAAACCTCTCTCTTGATGGAGAGAAAACATCGATTCTCTATGGTGGATCTGTTAAGCCAGCAAATGTAGAAGACCTCCTATCTTGTAAAGATATTGATGGAGGCCTTGTAGGTGGTGCTGCCTTAAAAGCAGACAGCTACTTAGGATTACACGTTTAG